In the genome of Aminivibrio pyruvatiphilus, one region contains:
- a CDS encoding V-type ATPase subunit, whose translation MIPSQKFTGESPNYEYLNAVVRARGTRLLGREVFFRLASGSLEDMELFLLESRYGQRYREQLATGGGSLLGRIENALAGGAADILQETASLARGESLLFFSVILSLGDLHNGRILLRASPGGIRPGNSPAWHRYSLADPSFYDDLWKKCPTPADGAVRCHEENHDFARILGESYRVLHETGDLFRAERALYSGWFSRWRERIRGKNNENGRRMAEYLGRLTDLWNFSIWLRPGEETAGERAFLPGGWGFSQEALETLDDPHKLFSGSGWSFVPGKHGEKTRSDLFRSFQRHFYEWQTSLYRKNLLGADVSLGYAAQVVQEWKNLSLLAVGLSLRMPAAELERHLFLPGEGHHG comes from the coding sequence ATGATTCCTTCACAGAAATTCACCGGCGAATCTCCCAATTATGAATATCTGAACGCCGTCGTCAGGGCGAGGGGGACCCGGCTTCTCGGAAGGGAAGTCTTCTTCCGGCTTGCTTCCGGCTCCCTTGAGGACATGGAGCTCTTCCTGCTCGAAAGCCGGTACGGCCAGAGATACCGAGAGCAGCTCGCCACCGGCGGGGGATCGCTCCTCGGCCGGATCGAAAACGCCCTGGCCGGGGGCGCGGCGGATATTCTGCAGGAAACCGCATCCCTTGCGCGGGGAGAAAGCCTCCTTTTTTTTTCAGTGATCCTTTCACTGGGCGACCTCCACAACGGGCGGATTCTTCTCCGGGCTTCACCGGGAGGAATCCGTCCGGGGAATTCCCCCGCATGGCACAGGTATTCCCTCGCGGATCCTTCCTTTTATGACGACCTGTGGAAAAAATGCCCCACTCCGGCTGACGGGGCTGTCCGCTGCCACGAGGAAAATCATGACTTCGCCCGCATCCTGGGTGAGTCCTACCGGGTGCTCCATGAAACGGGAGATCTCTTCCGGGCTGAGCGGGCTCTTTATTCCGGCTGGTTCTCCCGGTGGAGAGAACGGATCAGGGGGAAGAACAACGAGAACGGCAGGAGAATGGCGGAATATCTCGGCAGGCTGACGGATCTCTGGAATTTCAGCATCTGGCTCCGCCCCGGGGAAGAGACCGCAGGGGAACGGGCTTTTCTTCCCGGAGGCTGGGGCTTTTCACAGGAAGCCCTCGAGACCCTGGACGATCCCCATAAGCTTTTTTCCGGCTCAGGATGGTCCTTTGTTCCCGGAAAACACGGGGAGAAAACCCGTTCCGACCTTTTCCGGTCCTTCCAGCGGCATTTTTACGAGTGGCAGACAAGCCTCTACAGAAAGAACCTTCTCGGCGCCGACGTGTCCCTCGGGTATGCGGCCCAGGTGGTACAGGAATGGAAGAACCTTTCCCTGCTCGCCGTGGGCCTGTCGCTGCGCATGCCGGCCGCGGAGCTGGAACGGCATCTTTTCCTCCCCGGGGAGGGACACCATGGCTGA
- a CDS encoding V-type ATP synthase subunit A, with product MDKRGRVVGVSGPVVTVIPERPAAMFEVARVGAEGLLGEVIRIERSCVRVQVYEDTDGIASGAPVVFEDDLLSVDLGPGLLGGVFDGIGRPLDVLGEAGIFLPRGANPGRRNTAGKYAFEPAAAPGDTLSAGDLLGTARENPTFLHSVMVPSDQPPGRAAWIAPAGGYAPDEPLARLEDGREYTMIQKWRVRVPRPVKRRLPFEIPLLTGQRILDTLFPVPLGGAAVLPGGFGTGKTVTQQSLAKWSSADIIIYIGCGERGNEMTEVLEEFPGLVDPVTGGPLMDRTILVANTSNMPVAAREASIYLGMTMGEYFRDMGYNVAIMADSTSRWAEALREIGGRLEEMPGEEGYPAYLGSRLAQYYERAGRAEALGSPSRKGSITVVNAVSPAGGDFSEPVTQASLRMSGAFWALDKGLAQQRHFPAINWRQSYTLYEGMLAPWFRENLGEEWFTLREYLRDLLEKEQSLLDLVQLVGRDGLSEEDKWTLFMAELARVLFLQQNAFAPEDASFAPELQKVYLLQLRECDRTVRSALSRGIIFDQAAALPLRSELLALRVLGKEEMAARGEKWRSRLAAELEKIEVMPQ from the coding sequence ATGGACAAAAGAGGAAGAGTGGTGGGTGTTTCGGGGCCCGTGGTGACGGTGATCCCGGAGAGGCCCGCCGCCATGTTCGAAGTGGCGAGGGTCGGGGCGGAGGGGCTTCTCGGGGAAGTGATCCGCATTGAACGGTCCTGCGTCCGCGTCCAGGTATACGAGGATACGGACGGCATAGCCTCTGGGGCGCCCGTGGTGTTCGAGGACGACCTTCTTTCGGTGGATCTCGGGCCTGGGCTCCTGGGCGGCGTTTTCGACGGCATCGGCCGTCCCCTTGACGTCCTGGGAGAGGCAGGCATCTTTCTTCCCAGGGGCGCGAATCCCGGCCGGCGGAACACGGCCGGCAAATATGCCTTTGAACCTGCGGCTGCCCCGGGCGACACCCTCTCGGCAGGGGATCTTCTGGGCACAGCCCGGGAAAATCCGACCTTTCTCCATTCCGTGATGGTTCCCTCCGACCAGCCGCCGGGCAGGGCCGCCTGGATCGCCCCGGCGGGCGGGTACGCTCCGGACGAACCGCTTGCGCGGCTCGAGGACGGGCGGGAGTACACCATGATTCAGAAATGGCGGGTCAGGGTGCCCCGGCCGGTGAAGCGGCGCCTTCCCTTTGAAATTCCCCTGCTGACCGGGCAGAGGATTCTCGACACCCTCTTCCCCGTGCCCCTGGGCGGTGCGGCGGTTCTGCCCGGAGGGTTCGGCACGGGCAAGACGGTAACGCAGCAGTCCCTGGCGAAGTGGAGTTCCGCCGACATCATCATCTATATCGGGTGCGGCGAGCGGGGAAACGAGATGACCGAGGTCCTGGAGGAATTCCCGGGACTTGTGGATCCCGTGACCGGCGGCCCTCTCATGGACCGGACGATCCTCGTGGCCAACACTTCCAATATGCCCGTGGCTGCCAGGGAGGCGAGCATCTACCTCGGAATGACCATGGGAGAGTATTTCCGTGACATGGGCTATAACGTGGCCATCATGGCCGATTCCACGTCCCGCTGGGCGGAGGCCCTCAGGGAGATCGGCGGCCGCCTCGAGGAGATGCCCGGGGAAGAGGGATATCCCGCCTATCTCGGCTCGAGGCTCGCCCAGTATTACGAACGGGCGGGGAGGGCGGAAGCCCTGGGATCGCCGTCAAGAAAGGGTTCCATCACGGTGGTGAACGCCGTTTCCCCCGCCGGGGGAGATTTCTCGGAACCGGTGACCCAGGCGAGCCTCCGCATGTCCGGCGCATTCTGGGCACTGGACAAAGGGCTGGCCCAGCAGCGCCATTTTCCCGCCATCAACTGGCGCCAGAGCTATACCCTCTACGAGGGAATGCTCGCCCCGTGGTTCCGGGAGAACCTCGGGGAGGAATGGTTCACCCTCAGGGAGTACCTCAGGGACCTGCTGGAAAAAGAACAGTCCCTTCTCGACCTTGTCCAGCTGGTGGGCAGGGACGGTCTCTCCGAGGAGGACAAGTGGACCCTCTTCATGGCTGAACTTGCCAGGGTGCTGTTCTTGCAGCAGAACGCCTTTGCCCCTGAGGACGCCTCTTTCGCCCCTGAACTGCAGAAGGTCTACCTCCTCCAGTTGAGGGAATGCGACCGGACCGTCCGGTCAGCCCTCTCGCGGGGGATCATCTTTGACCAGGCGGCCGCGCTGCCTCTCCGGTCGGAACTCCTGGCGCTGAGGGTTCTCGGAAAGGAAGAAATGGCGGCACGCGGGGAGAAATGGAGGAGCCGCCTGGCGGCGGAGCTCGAAAAAATCGAGGTGATGCCCCAATGA
- a CDS encoding bifunctional 3,4-dihydroxy-2-butanone-4-phosphate synthase/GTP cyclohydrolase II codes for MTALCGDDRISGEVFSSIEEAVEDIRNGRMVIVVDDDCRENEGDLIIAASLVTTDAVNFMVRHARGLVCVPLGNDIVRRLRLDPMVREGTDKHGTAFLVTVDAREGCTTGISAEERARTARALADPSSAPEDFYRPGHMFPLAARQGGVLKRAGHTEAAVDLATLAGLPPAGVICEIMNEDGSMARLPDLVTFAGKNGMKIISIEDLIAYRSKQEKLVEKIARVELPTSHGFFTAHAYRNVNDDNLDHVHMALVKGAVEGKKDVLVRVHSECLTGDVFGSLRCDCGPQLAQAMEMIEAEGQGVLLYMRQEGRGIGIAEKLRAYQLQEKGMDTVEANVALGYPADLRDYGIGAQILQDLGVGSIRLITNNPRKVVGLQGYGLEIVERIPLVIPPNRFNERYLGTKESKLGHLFHVRDILS; via the coding sequence ATGACCGCTCTGTGCGGGGACGACCGAATCAGCGGCGAAGTGTTCAGCTCCATCGAAGAGGCCGTGGAGGATATCCGGAACGGCAGAATGGTGATCGTGGTGGACGACGACTGCAGGGAGAACGAGGGCGATCTCATCATCGCCGCGTCCCTTGTGACCACGGACGCCGTCAATTTCATGGTGAGGCACGCCCGGGGGCTCGTCTGCGTTCCCCTGGGAAACGACATCGTCCGGCGGCTCAGGCTGGATCCCATGGTCAGGGAGGGAACGGACAAGCACGGCACCGCCTTTCTCGTGACCGTGGATGCCAGGGAAGGCTGCACCACGGGCATTTCAGCCGAGGAACGGGCGAGAACCGCCCGGGCCCTTGCGGACCCGTCATCGGCTCCCGAGGACTTTTATCGTCCCGGCCACATGTTTCCCCTGGCGGCCCGGCAGGGCGGGGTGCTCAAGCGGGCCGGGCACACGGAGGCGGCGGTGGACCTCGCCACCCTCGCGGGGCTGCCCCCCGCCGGAGTGATCTGCGAGATCATGAACGAGGACGGCAGCATGGCCCGTCTGCCCGACCTGGTGACCTTCGCGGGGAAGAACGGCATGAAGATCATTTCCATCGAGGATCTGATCGCCTACAGGAGCAAGCAGGAAAAGCTTGTGGAGAAGATCGCGAGGGTTGAACTTCCCACCTCCCATGGCTTCTTCACTGCCCATGCATACCGGAACGTGAACGACGACAATCTCGACCACGTGCACATGGCCCTGGTGAAGGGGGCTGTGGAGGGCAAAAAGGACGTTCTCGTGAGAGTCCATTCCGAATGCCTCACCGGTGACGTGTTCGGCTCCCTGCGGTGCGACTGCGGGCCCCAGCTCGCCCAGGCCATGGAGATGATCGAGGCAGAGGGGCAGGGGGTGCTTCTCTACATGCGCCAGGAAGGGCGGGGTATCGGGATCGCCGAAAAGCTCAGGGCCTACCAGCTCCAGGAAAAGGGCATGGACACCGTGGAGGCGAACGTGGCCCTGGGATATCCCGCCGACCTGAGGGATTACGGCATCGGCGCCCAGATCCTCCAGGATCTCGGCGTGGGGAGCATCCGGCTCATCACCAACAACCCGAGGAAAGTGGTGGGGCTCCAGGGGTACGGCCTGGAGATCGTGGAGCGGATTCCCCTGGTCATTCCCCCGAACCGGTTCAACGAACGGTACCTCGGCACGAAGGAATCGAAGCTCGGGCATCTTTTTCATGTCCGGGACATACTGAGTTAA
- a CDS encoding ATPase: MEKALIALAAALAVGIPAVATAYAQAKIGSAGAGTVAEKPETGGTIIILEAIPETMVILGFVVAIMLILQFA, translated from the coding sequence GTGGAAAAAGCACTCATAGCCCTTGCAGCGGCCCTTGCGGTCGGAATCCCCGCCGTTGCCACAGCCTACGCCCAGGCGAAAATCGGAAGCGCGGGCGCCGGAACCGTGGCGGAAAAACCGGAAACGGGAGGCACCATCATCATTCTCGAAGCCATTCCGGAGACCATGGTCATCCTCGGTTTCGTGGTGGCCATCATGCTCATTCTCCAGTTCGCCTGA
- the ribE gene encoding 6,7-dimethyl-8-ribityllumazine synthase — MKIIEGKLTGAGLRFCIVVSRFNSLFSEKLLEGAKDMLLRHDVSHQAIDVIKVPGAWELPLVAKEAALSGKYDAIIALGAVIRGDTPHFEYVSAEMSKGLASVAMAERIPVSFGVLTTDTMDQAVARSGSKGGNKGAEAALAAIETANIMNELRTGKEKEDHA, encoded by the coding sequence ATGAAAATCATAGAGGGAAAGCTTACCGGTGCCGGGCTTCGGTTCTGCATCGTCGTGTCGCGGTTCAACAGCCTCTTCAGCGAGAAGCTGCTCGAGGGGGCGAAGGATATGCTTCTCCGGCATGACGTGAGCCACCAGGCCATTGACGTCATAAAGGTGCCGGGCGCGTGGGAGCTGCCCCTCGTGGCCAAGGAGGCGGCCCTGAGCGGGAAATATGACGCCATCATCGCCCTGGGGGCGGTCATACGGGGAGATACGCCCCACTTCGAATACGTCTCCGCCGAGATGTCCAAGGGACTGGCATCGGTGGCCATGGCCGAGCGGATTCCCGTGTCCTTCGGGGTGCTGACCACGGATACCATGGACCAGGCCGTGGCGCGGTCGGGCAGTAAGGGGGGCAACAAGGGGGCCGAGGCGGCCCTCGCCGCCATCGAGACCGCCAACATCATGAACGAGCTTCGCACCGGAAAGGAGAAGGAAGACCATGCTTGA
- a CDS encoding WecB/TagA/CpsF family glycosyltransferase: protein MSEVLFFVPAAVVLCFFLQRRCRKRMETTQYNYFRDLLLVAAWVLAALWAGSSVSRFIVGMAAFASLVGTCQHIRPHWGWKTAYLFVGFVFAVFGPKIGFIGLPDGQYHYFSPEVSIIVTALWVGIFPVLLQQLDNIPGMAGHLLAISFSLLLLATVFSGQDLPDAFFMSLCGLAFLGVFWSRHGHMYRRMGESLSALWGILVAGTSVLGVSKGITFSTLMLLPLGLFAIPIMEASLHFASLAFSSRSHGATVLYRKLISRGLDHPSAVRFITSLCALGGAVIAISQLGNSMFMMLWVSATILFTGLAIMPFIRKMKENAEMPLKPSIWSTSVDNVSMDYALAKTRAAAVSGKGVSLVSTVNALAVMEAEKNSEYAAALRSSFLTLADGAGLVWALRFLGTPVQERVAGIDFMLRLTRTAAAEGLPVYLLGAKGEAVKGTAEALKEQYPDLVIAGWRDGYFNPSDPSVAADIRGSGAKVLFVAMGIPRQEVWVMKNSHLLGDMVAVGVGGAFDVVSGMLKRAPEAWQKLGLEWFYRLLQEPWRWKRDLDLFLFVCRVFLTKLGLRPYRENRSTE, encoded by the coding sequence ATGTCCGAGGTTTTATTTTTTGTTCCCGCTGCGGTGGTGCTCTGCTTCTTTCTTCAGCGTCGCTGCAGAAAACGCATGGAGACAACCCAGTACAACTATTTCCGGGATCTTCTGCTCGTGGCGGCGTGGGTTCTCGCCGCCCTCTGGGCCGGCAGCTCCGTGTCCCGTTTCATCGTGGGCATGGCCGCCTTCGCCTCCCTCGTCGGCACGTGCCAGCACATCCGGCCTCACTGGGGATGGAAGACGGCCTATCTTTTCGTGGGCTTCGTCTTCGCCGTCTTCGGACCCAAGATCGGCTTCATCGGCCTTCCCGACGGCCAGTACCATTACTTTTCTCCTGAAGTGTCCATTATCGTGACGGCCCTCTGGGTGGGCATATTCCCCGTCCTTCTCCAGCAGCTGGACAACATACCGGGCATGGCGGGCCATCTTCTGGCCATCAGCTTCTCGCTGCTTCTTCTCGCCACGGTCTTCTCCGGCCAGGATCTTCCTGACGCATTCTTCATGTCCCTGTGCGGCCTTGCCTTCCTCGGCGTGTTCTGGAGCCGCCACGGCCACATGTACCGCCGCATGGGCGAATCCCTGTCCGCTCTCTGGGGAATCCTCGTGGCAGGGACGTCGGTGCTCGGGGTGAGCAAGGGGATTACCTTCAGCACCCTTATGCTTCTTCCCCTCGGCCTTTTCGCCATTCCCATCATGGAGGCGTCCCTCCATTTCGCCAGTCTTGCCTTTTCCTCCAGGTCCCACGGAGCGACGGTGCTGTACAGAAAGCTCATCAGCAGGGGCCTCGACCACCCCAGCGCAGTGCGGTTCATCACGTCTCTCTGCGCCCTCGGCGGTGCGGTCATCGCCATCTCCCAGCTTGGAAACTCCATGTTCATGATGCTGTGGGTCAGCGCCACCATCCTTTTCACCGGCCTCGCCATCATGCCTTTCATCCGGAAAATGAAGGAGAATGCGGAAATGCCACTGAAACCCTCCATCTGGAGCACCTCGGTCGATAATGTCTCCATGGACTATGCCCTCGCGAAGACCCGCGCCGCAGCAGTCTCCGGCAAAGGGGTTTCCCTGGTGTCCACGGTGAATGCCCTTGCCGTGATGGAAGCGGAAAAGAACAGTGAATATGCCGCCGCCCTGCGGAGCTCCTTCCTGACCCTTGCCGACGGCGCCGGGCTTGTCTGGGCCCTTCGTTTTCTCGGAACGCCGGTCCAGGAGAGGGTGGCGGGAATCGACTTCATGCTGCGCCTGACCCGGACGGCTGCGGCGGAAGGCCTGCCCGTATACCTGCTGGGGGCGAAGGGGGAGGCTGTGAAGGGGACTGCGGAAGCCCTGAAGGAGCAGTACCCCGACCTCGTCATCGCCGGATGGCGGGACGGTTATTTTAACCCGTCCGACCCCTCCGTGGCTGCGGACATCCGCGGCAGCGGGGCGAAAGTCCTCTTCGTGGCCATGGGAATTCCCCGCCAGGAAGTCTGGGTCATGAAAAACTCCCATCTTCTCGGTGACATGGTCGCAGTCGGGGTAGGCGGGGCTTTCGACGTGGTCTCCGGAATGCTGAAGAGGGCTCCGGAAGCATGGCAGAAACTCGGCCTCGAATGGTTTTACCGCCTCCTGCAGGAACCCTGGCGCTGGAAGCGGGATCTTGATCTCTTCCTTTTCGTCTGCAGGGTTTTTCTCACGAAGCTGGGCCTGCGCCCCTACAGGGAAAACAGGAGCACCGAATGA
- a CDS encoding V-type ATP synthase subunit I, protein MIRKMIRLALWGVAGRRREIIEELHRLGVLHLEQAGRRSGTESARLNMLRLLRGKVLGLIESLGWDGWTSLSEGSIDDAEKLLSALPPEELAPEIERSLEEFGKRLSGLLDERTAAEDLLLRAKKARDILDRFSAFFRRDDAGSPGTTTLWLIPQNTVQQALGALHGAFSAGGEAWEGRHHFVPGNDALGVLALRVSPELEEEASAILSRWKALPWHLPPFCSGVSVEHSLPVIGKKMEELSGRIETLSGDLRRTSGEWGPRLAALFLFIDGRTEQAAVEAGLGSSEDTFPLHGWLPEDALDSTVSAMKGRFGDDVLLQWRHPGEKDWSSVPTSLKNSPLCAPFELFLKLLRPPSYSGVDPTTAVAIFFPFFSGCMIGDMGYGVLILLLSLKLKKAVRPLLRDIGSILLSVSLWSIVWGAAWGESFGDAGHRLFHLEPLWLERSVSVLPVVVFTIALGAAHVFFGLLLGIYQGIRNRHRHLWMEKAGNLAVLLALVAGLTALRGKLPGGIFTVPLSLLVIGLALLIRGGGIGGIIETLGSIGNIISYVRIAAIGLSSAILALVASKFLDVFGLSVFGIFLALMIHLLNFVLAIGGSGLHSARLHYVEFFGKFYSGNGKEYTPFQRRSGSSWKKHS, encoded by the coding sequence GTGATACGGAAAATGATCCGCCTTGCTCTCTGGGGCGTTGCAGGAAGGCGCCGGGAGATCATCGAGGAGCTTCACCGGCTGGGCGTGCTTCACCTCGAGCAGGCCGGCCGGCGTTCCGGGACAGAGTCGGCACGGCTGAACATGCTGCGCCTTCTTCGGGGGAAGGTGCTGGGTCTCATTGAATCCCTCGGCTGGGACGGATGGACCTCTCTTTCCGAAGGGAGCATCGACGATGCGGAAAAGCTGCTTTCAGCCCTTCCGCCCGAAGAACTTGCCCCTGAAATCGAGAGAAGCCTGGAGGAATTCGGAAAACGCCTCTCCGGTCTTCTCGATGAAAGAACGGCCGCAGAAGATCTCCTTCTCCGGGCGAAAAAGGCGAGGGATATCCTCGATCGTTTTTCCGCATTCTTCCGGCGGGACGATGCCGGATCCCCGGGAACAACGACGCTGTGGCTGATTCCGCAGAATACGGTCCAGCAGGCTCTCGGCGCTCTTCATGGGGCGTTTTCCGCCGGAGGGGAGGCGTGGGAGGGGCGGCACCATTTCGTTCCCGGAAACGACGCCCTCGGCGTGCTGGCTCTCCGGGTTTCCCCGGAACTGGAAGAGGAGGCCTCGGCGATTCTTTCCCGCTGGAAGGCCCTTCCCTGGCACCTGCCCCCGTTCTGCTCCGGCGTGAGCGTGGAGCATTCCCTTCCCGTCATCGGGAAAAAAATGGAAGAACTTTCCGGCCGCATCGAGACCCTTTCCGGTGATCTGCGCCGGACGTCCGGCGAGTGGGGGCCCCGGCTCGCCGCCCTGTTCCTTTTCATCGACGGCAGAACGGAGCAGGCTGCGGTGGAAGCCGGACTCGGTTCCTCCGAGGACACCTTCCCCCTCCACGGGTGGCTTCCCGAGGACGCCCTCGATTCCACGGTGTCAGCCATGAAAGGGCGGTTCGGCGACGATGTGCTCCTCCAGTGGAGACACCCGGGGGAAAAGGACTGGAGCAGTGTGCCCACATCCCTGAAAAATTCACCCCTTTGCGCTCCCTTTGAACTGTTCCTGAAGCTTCTGCGGCCGCCCTCCTATTCCGGGGTGGACCCCACGACCGCCGTGGCCATTTTCTTCCCCTTCTTTTCCGGGTGCATGATCGGCGACATGGGATACGGAGTGCTGATTCTTCTTCTTTCCCTGAAGCTGAAGAAAGCGGTCCGCCCCCTGCTCCGGGACATAGGCTCCATTCTCCTCTCCGTTTCCCTCTGGAGCATTGTCTGGGGAGCGGCCTGGGGCGAATCCTTCGGCGACGCGGGGCACAGGCTGTTCCATCTGGAACCCCTGTGGCTGGAGCGGTCGGTGAGCGTTCTCCCGGTGGTGGTGTTTACCATAGCCCTGGGCGCCGCCCACGTGTTTTTCGGGCTTCTCCTGGGCATATACCAGGGAATAAGGAACAGGCACCGTCATCTCTGGATGGAAAAGGCGGGAAACCTGGCCGTACTTCTTGCCCTTGTGGCGGGGCTTACAGCCCTGAGGGGGAAACTGCCCGGAGGGATTTTCACAGTGCCCCTTTCCCTCCTGGTCATCGGTCTCGCCCTTCTCATCAGGGGCGGGGGCATCGGCGGCATCATCGAGACCCTGGGCAGCATCGGCAATATCATCAGCTACGTCAGAATCGCGGCCATCGGCCTTTCCTCCGCCATCCTGGCCCTCGTGGCCTCGAAGTTTCTCGATGTCTTCGGACTGTCCGTCTTCGGCATCTTTCTTGCCCTCATGATTCACCTCCTGAATTTCGTGCTGGCCATAGGAGGTTCGGGCCTCCATTCGGCCAGGCTGCACTACGTGGAGTTCTTCGGCAAGTTTTATTCCGGTAACGGGAAAGAATACACACCATTTCAGCGAAGGAGCGGATCCTCGTGGAAAAAGCACTCATAG
- a CDS encoding CBS domain-containing protein, whose product MKTAAKDIMNFDLTSVLEDDLVHDAIHVLYSHNLQGIPVLDEDWNLVGFLSESDVLKAAVPTYLEVLARSSFLEDEEDLLLSRFRSFGNKKVGDFMNRNPIFVEPETSLMAVADLMIRKSVKRLPVVESGKLAGMISREAFCEFLMEESVSRGAE is encoded by the coding sequence ATGAAGACCGCGGCAAAAGACATCATGAATTTCGACCTCACGTCGGTTCTGGAGGACGACCTGGTGCATGACGCCATTCACGTCCTCTACAGCCACAACCTGCAGGGTATCCCCGTCCTCGACGAGGACTGGAACCTTGTGGGATTCCTGTCGGAAAGCGATGTTCTGAAAGCCGCCGTTCCCACCTACCTCGAGGTGCTAGCCCGTTCTTCCTTTCTTGAGGACGAAGAGGATCTTCTTCTCTCCAGGTTCCGGTCCTTCGGGAACAAGAAGGTGGGGGATTTCATGAACCGGAATCCCATTTTCGTGGAGCCCGAGACAAGCCTCATGGCGGTGGCGGACCTGATGATCCGGAAGTCGGTAAAGCGGCTTCCCGTGGTGGAGAGCGGAAAGCTCGCAGGAATGATCAGCCGCGAGGCGTTCTGCGAGTTTCTCATGGAAGAAAGCGTGAGCCGCGGTGCTGAATAA
- the serS gene encoding serine--tRNA ligase has product MLDIRWIRSNADEVRQFLADRNNDMDIGPLLGLDEERRLLLTETEELKARRNEGSRKVGAARARGEDASAAMEEMRVIGDRIKDIDARISEIDEKISDMLLSLPNRPHDSVPVGKDENDNPEVRRWGEPKQFSFEPKPHWDLGEALGIMDFEKGASLAQSRFTVLKGLGARLERALLNFMLDLHTEKHGYLEVQPPFMVSSKTMRGTGQLPKFADDLYKCENDDLWLIPTAEVPLTNLHAEEILEEGQLPLYYTAYTPCFRREAGAYGRDVRGMLRQHQFDKVEMVKLSSPESSYDELEKLTDNAEEVLRALGIPHRTICLCTGDMGFGSSKTYDVEVWLPSQHKYREISSCSNCEDFQARRMNTRFRPADGGKPRFVHTLNGSGIAIGRALIAVLENFQREDGSIGIPEVLVPYMGGVTEIR; this is encoded by the coding sequence ATGCTTGACATCCGATGGATCCGCTCCAATGCGGATGAAGTGAGACAGTTCCTGGCGGACAGGAACAACGATATGGATATCGGGCCGCTTCTCGGGCTCGACGAGGAGCGCCGCTTGCTGCTCACGGAGACCGAGGAGCTGAAGGCCCGCAGGAATGAAGGATCCCGGAAGGTGGGGGCCGCCAGGGCCAGGGGCGAGGACGCCTCCGCCGCCATGGAGGAGATGCGGGTCATCGGCGACAGGATAAAGGACATCGACGCCCGCATTTCCGAGATCGACGAAAAGATTTCGGACATGCTTCTTTCCCTTCCGAACCGTCCCCATGATTCCGTTCCCGTAGGGAAGGACGAGAACGACAACCCCGAAGTCAGGCGCTGGGGTGAGCCGAAACAGTTTTCCTTCGAGCCGAAACCTCACTGGGACCTCGGCGAGGCCCTGGGGATCATGGATTTCGAGAAGGGGGCGTCTCTCGCCCAGAGCCGCTTCACTGTCCTGAAGGGGCTGGGGGCGCGGCTTGAACGGGCCCTGCTGAACTTCATGCTCGACCTTCATACGGAGAAGCACGGGTACCTGGAAGTGCAGCCGCCCTTCATGGTAAGTTCGAAGACCATGCGGGGTACGGGGCAGCTTCCCAAGTTCGCCGATGACCTCTATAAATGCGAGAACGACGACCTCTGGCTCATCCCCACCGCCGAGGTGCCCCTCACCAACCTCCACGCCGAGGAAATTCTCGAGGAAGGGCAGCTTCCCCTGTACTACACGGCCTATACCCCCTGTTTCCGCCGGGAGGCCGGGGCCTACGGCAGGGACGTGCGGGGCATGCTCCGGCAGCACCAGTTCGACAAGGTTGAGATGGTGAAGCTCTCCTCGCCGGAGTCCAGCTACGACGAGCTGGAAAAGCTGACCGACAACGCCGAGGAGGTGCTGAGGGCCCTCGGGATTCCCCACAGGACCATCTGCCTGTGCACGGGGGATATGGGCTTCGGGTCGAGCAAGACCTACGACGTGGAAGTCTGGCTGCCCTCCCAGCACAAGTACAGGGAGATCAGCTCCTGCAGCAACTGCGAAGATTTCCAGGCCAGGAGGATGAATACCAGGTTCCGTCCCGCCGACGGCGGCAAACCCCGGTTTGTCCATACCCTGAACGGTTCGGGCATCGCCATCGGCAGGGCCCTGATCGCCGTGCTCGAGAACTTCCAGAGGGAAGACGGCTCCATAGGGATACCGGAAGTCCTCGTTCCCTACATGGGAGGCGTCACGGAAATCCGCTGA